The genomic DNA GTTCACTGTAAATGAAACTGTGTAAATAACACAAACTTTCTCATTACATATCAGATATGATGCATAAATTGTCCAATCACTTTGTCAAATGACAAGCATGAAATGTAATCTTTCCTATAAGGGCTTGTGTTGGGCtgttgtttgaaatatttttttctttgatttggttaaACAACAGCTGTGAAAGATTAGCATAATGATTCTGGTGAAATgcttttgcttaaaattctatTCATCTACAAAAAGTttaaccttaaccctttaactcccagtggTGATTatcatttaacttctccctataatatccatacattatccagcaaacaggtaatgagaatactcaaactcatcaggtagaagttgttgttttcatttgatcTAACTCCAAATTcctataactaatttacaaggaaatgtgtggcagctagaggggagaattaacaattagatcttgggagttaaagggttaagcagagAGAGCCTCACACTGCCAATCTTGATACTCTTGTCTTTTATCTTAAGCTGAAACATCTGATGACAGAGCTGGAAGAATCTCAGAAGGAAGTAGCCAAGTTGACACACATTTTAGCTGACAAGAAGGCTGAACAGCAAATTGAAGTCAATCGAAACCTTGTTTTAGAAAGGCAACTCAAGAAGTGTCAGCAGAATGAGAAAAGGCTCAATTCtttcatttcacaatttcaaatgTGTTCCAGCAGTCTCCAGGAAGTTGCACGAAAGACGGAATCTTTTATAGAACATGTTGGGACACAAATGGAGGAGGCCTTCAAGAAACTTGCTACATTTTCTCAGCGTATTAGCTTTGCAACTGGGAGAGTTCAATTTCTTCAAGGTGATATGCACGTTTCTATAATTATACTGAATTCATATATTGagttatatttttaatttcttgtggAAATAATTGAGAGAAAAGATACACAGTTCCTCTCTTAAATTACTATTCAAGCTGTCtcataaataaaatgcaatagAGGTTGTCGCATAACCTCTCCTTTAGTTTTGGAGAAACACTTGTCTAGAAGGGATGTATCCAGATAATTAAGAGTCAAAGGGCAGAGAAAAATAGTGTCAAGTTTGTAACCTCACTTCTCACTAGTAACTCATGAAAATGCATCAAAGATGTGAGGTtgcaagaaagaaatttgtagaaAATCCATATAAAACAGGAGCCCTCTTTAAATTATCCAATTCTGTTTCTGTTTGGAACACATTTCATTACCAGTTGGTTTCAAAAACAACATTGTAAGTAAccacattttgatattaattattAGGAAATGTGTTAATataagcaaaaaacaaacaaacaaacatcatAATGTCAGGACTGTTTCCTTATATAGGGCTTCTAACACATCATGAGGCACAGTTGAGAAGTGAACTATCAGAAGCAATTAATAAAGCTGCTGAAACTGGGCGATCAATATCAGAAGGtatgtacaaaatattttttctcattaagTCTTCCATAggttttttcttaaatctttttATTGTCGGTgctatatattatttattttgacAGGCTCTCTTGATGCATCCTTAATTTTTCAGGAGAGATCACAGAACAACCACAGACAAGTCTGTCATGTGAACAATTGGTATCAGAGGTCAAACAGCTAACGAGAGAAAGGGACCATCTTTTAGCTCAAGCCAGGAAGGATTCAGAGACTTTAGAGAGAAAAGAGGTGGTAATTAGAGCTCAGTATGAGGAACAACTGAATGACTCTGCCATGAAAATATCACAGGTATTAATCATGTTCTGCTGAGAACCCTATGAAGAAGTATCCAAGGCAAAAAGTACCAGACTGTCTACCCCAAAGTTTACTTTTAACCTGTTCTAGAATCATGTTTTGAAGGAGATGCCAGTAGCACAAAAAAAGGGAGAGGGAGAAAAGGGAAAGCAGGGGGCAAAGGAGAGTGTTAGAGACCCCCCCCTGCCAGACCCTTGTTGATTTTTGTTTCCTTACTTCCTCTTTTTCATTCATCTCCATTTACTGAAGGCCTGGCACAGTCTATTTAAATGAGAGAATGCTTGATCACAATTTGTATTCCCTCGAATGTTTGTGAAATATAATGAAAGTTGTAAATTCTTTATGGGTGTGTTAGCTTGGACTAGCATTCTGTGACTAAGACATATTGGAAATAGACTTAAATGTAAGCCTCTGGTTTTTCCTGTAGCCTCTCTATCTgtctcttaacccttaaactcctaagagtgacaagcatctaatttctctgtacattatcacccctaaatcaatCATTAAGgtctcaagaataaaggaaatgatcaccaactaatgaagctcttgattgttgaacagaTTCTCCTTCTTggcaccctaggaaatgtacagagaatagaatggagaatatgcttactgatgctAGAGTGTCAAGGGTTAATATAAATTAGGAGACCAACTCCTCCACAATATTTTCCAAGCAATGAGTAATATGAAGTCATCAGAATAAGTACAATTGAAATCACCTGGAATGTTATATTTCTTCAGTTGGAGTCGTTCTTGAAGGATGAACGAGAACGAGGAGCCATCCTTAATGACAAGTTGCAAACTGCTGAAGTTGAATTGTCAGAGAGATTGGAGACGATTGAATCACTCAAAACAGAAATGGCAAAACACAAAGATGTGGCTGAAAAAAGTAAGTGTGAGGTTTTTAGATGCTTGtgtctaaaaaataaaaataaaatgttaaccCATTGACTATTCTAGATAAAAGCCTGTTAACATGCTTAAGCAACAGACAGTTTATGGCTTTACTTGTTCTCCAGCTCTAGACAAAGTTTTACAAGCAGAGCAAGCAAGATACACTGAGGAATTTGCAAAGCTTGAAAAGCAATTCAATGATGTGCGACGTGAACACACAAAAGCAGTTGTGGCACTCAGGCAAGCAGAGCGAGTGGTtgaaagagagaaggaaaaggCAGCAGAACAGCTCTCTCTTCAGCAGAAGGAATATGAAATGAAACTGGAGAAATGCTGCTCACAACTGCGAAATgtggaaaaggaaagaaatatgcTCATGGCTACAGTCAGACAGGAGGGTTTCAAGGTTCCCAGACATAAACCAAGGGAGTTTTCTGGTGAGAATTGGACAAAATCCCTCTACACCCTAGCATTAGTAgtcatattctccacactgttctctatacatttcttgtgggactgacaaggagaaattgtcaACAATCAGGAAATTTGTAAATTGCatttgattcatgggtgatactTTAGGGAGAAATTGGAAGCCAGTCACTCCTAGGGGGTTAGAGGGAAACATTGCCAAAATGTTATAAGGAAGAAAGTGGTATCATTgctattactattgttattattattattattattattattattattattattattaaagggttaagactttTTTTCCTCCCAATCTCTGTACTAACTGATATTCATTTAAGTACATGAACTTGATCCAAGTTCTCAATGAGGATGCATAACTTCATTTATGAATTAAAGGTGTTGTACACAAATGCTTACTGTTCCTTGCTATTGTTCTCTTTGACAGATGGTCTGGaggaggaagagaaagaaaacagagaGCAAGTGCCTCTTGATGAGAAACCACCCATAAAAACCAGTAGAGGGAAGACTAGAAGACACAAGGCTGCAAAACCTGTTCAATCTGAACCAGGAATTCCATCTACTGCAGCAGTACAAAGAGAAAGACAGAACATCCATGTTACAGAAGGTGGAGCTGAGGAAGAAATGAACTTGATGCAGGTGACATCTGCGCTGAAAGACCTTCAGTCACTCTCAACTGCTCTGCTGAACATGGACAGAGAGACTGATGATTCTCAACATTCattgtaaatgaaatttttcaatatGTGAATGGACTTCAGTtttgtgaaataaaagttttaagtatGTTTATAATAGACAGAAGTGCATTACTGCATGTTTATGACCCCCAGATTTAACAGTAAAGGGTCCAGTGGGAATGTGTCCAGAGCTTTTCTATCAAAACTTCAGTTAACATAAACCCGGGTGATATCAAATTTAAATCAGACTTCATAACAGTGgtatatttgtttgttatttaagGGGGCAGTGTTGTAATTGATGAAGTCATTTTCAACATCATAGAAAAAACCCTCAAAGTTTCTCCCACAATCCACAATGAGGGGAATGTCATGCTTATGTGCTCAATCCCTATTTTAGTTCTGACAACAATGTATGGTGCATTATATTGCCTCAATTCTCAGATCATCACTTGTATAGAGAATTAAGGATAAACCGAAGCGGAGTAAGGGTGATAGAGGATAGGAAATATTAGACAGGATTGGAAAACTAACAAAAACTTAATCCTTTAGCctccaagagtgactagcatctaatttctccttaccataccacccctaaaacaaacataaaagtcatgagaatagaggagatgatcaccaactaaaggaggtcttgattgtgaaacaaattctccttgtcagcctctttggaaatgtatggagaacagtatggagaatatgcatactgatgttaggatgtaaagggttaagacttaATGCTTCAAGATGGACAGTAGGTGACCATTATGGGTAATGTCAAACTTAAGCTAACTTTGAAGTTAACAATGGGACAACAAGGTTACAGTTCACATACATTTGTGTACATTTTTATAACTAATAATATCAACCAAAAGACTTTGTTTGGAACCCTTTATTTCTTGGAAGTACTTTTAACATATACAAGTTCAAAATACTAACAGTGACAGCAGGACCTCTTAATGCTTTCCAGTAAGAAGTGAAGCCAAAAGTTACAAATTAACCTGTCCACAAGAGCTGAAATTCCCATGCCTcttaaattaattcataaattGATTCTACACTAC from Pocillopora verrucosa isolate sample1 chromosome 2, ASM3666991v2, whole genome shotgun sequence includes the following:
- the LOC131789044 gene encoding coiled-coil alpha-helical rod protein 1-like, which translates into the protein MAELHEENLSLQSEVKKLRATNSKLKIDVKEVKSNFETDLGRCEAELEKAHTLIKELKAEMRQKEEIFEREVESLEKRARKQMTVVKSLKAQVKNAEEQVKIDRNGFEEVISKNEFDKYEQVKAIKKTLDSCEVKYAKELHALKDEISSRDEIYSATKRKLTTTEEEVNDLKEKLKEKEMECSTVIKQHQEKIRDSQLYYDKTLTDLSRKLEEQTLSHQRELQNLTEELKKKDEEVKSHSLIVDQLRAYIGENLPNTQLEKLQKEHEEAKQTVTSLIQENENLRSTVELLNVRISSINEILSIQEKDLMKFQAKSSDGAGHDGESLLTKWREKVFALLIQLKSQAIMREKEERNEKAQLKHLMTELEESQKEVAKLTHILADKKAEQQIEVNRNLVLERQLKKCQQNEKRLNSFISQFQMCSSSLQEVARKTESFIEHVGTQMEEAFKKLATFSQRISFATGRVQFLQGLLTHHEAQLRSELSEAINKAAETGRSISEGEITEQPQTSLSCEQLVSEVKQLTRERDHLLAQARKDSETLERKEVVIRAQYEEQLNDSAMKISQLESFLKDERERGAILNDKLQTAEVELSERLETIESLKTEMAKHKDVAEKTLDKVLQAEQARYTEEFAKLEKQFNDVRREHTKAVVALRQAERVVEREKEKAAEQLSLQQKEYEMKLEKCCSQLRNVEKERNMLMATVRQEGFKVPRHKPREFSDGLEEEEKENREQVPLDEKPPIKTSRGKTRRHKAAKPVQSEPGIPSTAAVQRERQNIHVTEGGAEEEMNLMQVTSALKDLQSLSTALLNMDRETDDSQHSL